A genome region from Megalobrama amblycephala isolate DHTTF-2021 linkage group LG18, ASM1881202v1, whole genome shotgun sequence includes the following:
- the LOC125252363 gene encoding uncharacterized protein LOC125252363: MVYIQDFGKRGRNKIQDVWNSVVHRVVKAPREGGAVYSVVPVHEPDKVKHVHWPLLKAQNQGALPEQTQEDSSPEQQVVVQEEELEEADWLLVGSREHQAPVVLCPEEPGGEELPSAGVVVLELQAPVAPRPEEPGCVEFSASLEVPMGRAPSVPIGPESGAQSVSEVPVGTGVLNHFSVEEDGARRSRRTTAGYHPNIHRLPRAVGHSASDAPIGSSAVTVLFRPWN, encoded by the coding sequence ATGGTTTATATCCAAGATTTTGGTAAGAGAGGTCGTAATAAAATTCAAGACGTGTGGAATTCTGTGGTGCACCGTGTGGTGAAGGCGCCGAGGGAGGGCGGTGCCGTTTACTCGGTTGTACCAGTGCACGAGCCAGATAAGGTAAAGCATGTTCATTGGCCCTTATTGAAGGCCCAAAATCAGGGAGCGTTGCCTGAGCAGACACAGGAGGATAGTTCCCCTGAACAGCAGGTGGTTGTACAGGAGGAAGAGCTTGAGGAGGCAGACTGGTTACTGGTGGGTTCCAGAGAGCATCAAGCTCCTGTGGTACTGTGCCCTGAAGAGCCAGGTGGTGAGGAATTACCCTCTGCTGGAGTGGTGGTATTAGAACTTCAGGCTCCTGTTGCCCCACGCCCTGAGGAGCCAGGTTGTGTGGAATTCTCTGCTAGTTTGGAGGTACCAATGGGAAGGGCACCCTCAGTGCCCATAGGACCTGAATCGGGTGCACAGTCGGTTAGTGAGGTACCTGTGGGTACTGGGGTGCTTAACCATTTTTCTGTTGAGGAGGATGGCGCTCGGCGGTCAAGGCGAACGACGGCCGGCTATCATCCTAATATTCATCGGCTTCCTCGGGCAGTGGGACATTCTGCATCTGATGCTCCTATAGGTTCTAGTGCGGTTACTGTGCTTTTTAGGCCATGGAACTAA